The following DNA comes from Methanobrevibacter boviskoreani JH1.
AGACTCTAAAACTAGACTCTGTTACATAGCAGAATATGTATTTTGAAATTCTGTTTAATTATGTTATAAAAATTTTTAAAGGAGGCAGATGATGGACGTAGATAGAGCAATCAGAGTAGCAGTAGATACAGGTGATGTAATCTTAGGCTCTGAAAAATCAATTCAATCTTTAAAATTAGGAAAAGGTCAACTTGTTATTGTTGCAGAAAACAGTCCTAAAGAAATTCTTGAAGATGTAGAATATTATTCTAACCTTTCTAATGTTCCTTACTATGTTTATGAAGGTACCAGTGTAACTCTTGGTTCAGTATGTGGTAAACCTTTCACAGTAGCTACATTAGTTATTAACGATCCAGGAGATTCTACTATACTAGAAGTAATGGGGTAGATTTTAGTGTCTATTAAATTTAATTCTAATGAAATTAGATATATTGCATTATTTGAAAGTATGACTGGTGCTATGGTTAAAGATTGTCTTGTAGATGAGGACCATAGTAAAGTTACTTATGTTGTTAAAAATGGAGATATGGGTTTAGCAATTGGTAAAGGTGGAAGCACAGTTAATAAGGTAAAAAGAGCTGTTGATAAAGGTGTTGAAATTGTCGAACACTCAGATGATCCTACAGTTTTCATTAAAAATCTTTTAGCTCCTGCTCAACTTAAATCAATTAAGGTT
Coding sequences within:
- a CDS encoding 50S ribosomal protein L30e gives rise to the protein MMDVDRAIRVAVDTGDVILGSEKSIQSLKLGKGQLVIVAENSPKEILEDVEYYSNLSNVPYYVYEGTSVTLGSVCGKPFTVATLVINDPGDSTILEVMG
- a CDS encoding NusA-like transcription termination signal-binding factor yields the protein MSIKFNSNEIRYIALFESMTGAMVKDCLVDEDHSKVTYVVKNGDMGLAIGKGGSTVNKVKRAVDKGVEIVEHSDDPTVFIKNLLAPAQLKSIKVLKKESGETIATVTADNTNKRIAIGKDGVNIERAKLLANRQHNISNIILK